In the Acidiferrobacteraceae bacterium genome, GCGGCCAGGTGTTCAAGCAGGTCCGTGGCCGCGCCAGGCTCGAAATGTCCGCCGCGAGGACTGCACTGGTTGAGGCTGCCAATCACTTCACCCTGGGCAATCAACGGCACCACAGCCACAGAGCCAATCACACCTTTGGGCGAGGGAAACAGCGACTGATGGCGAACCGGGTCAAACTGGCCCAGCCAGGGGCGAAACGGTGGCGGGAACACGGCGTCCAGAGCCCCAGCCGGGAGGGCGATGAAACTGCCATTCCATTGCACGTCCGGCTCCTTCTCCAGCATCCGGCTCAGTTCGTACTCCGGATCAAGACAGGCCACGGTCACGTAGTCTACGGTACCGAAACGGTTGATAAATCCGTCGACCACGACGTCGATCAGACGACCCAGGGACCGCACCTCGAGCATCTGGCGCTCAATGGTGTTGAAGCCGGACCAGATATGCTCATTGCTGCGAACCTGATCCTCAAGCAGGTTCAGGCGCCTCTGAAGTGCGCGATATTTTGTTGCTTCGTCATCCATAAAGGTCCAACCGGCCGGACAAGCGCGGACTGCCTAGTTTGCATGGCAGCCGATTCCGGTCATATTTCGGTTCCACTCCTGGATATGTATACGGAAAATATACACCAGGCGACAGGCCTCCTCCACGCAACAAGGCCTTTTCGAAACCGCCTATTCCCGTTCTCTATCGGCAATTACCGATGCAACGCGTGACTTCAGCAGCACCGAGTTGAATGGCTTGATCAGATAGTCATCTGCGCCGAGATCGATACAGCGCTTGACGCTTTCAACATCGCTGACGGCGGTCAGCATGATGACCGGCAACCGGCGGGTACTTTCGTCCTCCTTCATCGTGCGAAGTACCTGGTAGCCATCCATTTCCGGCATCAGGATATCGAGAAGCACCAGATCAACATCTTGCTTCGCGATAGTATCCAGACCCTCGCGCCCACTGGACGCAGTCAGCACCTCGTAGTCATCGCGCTCCAGACGCCGTGAAAGCATGTCCTGGTTCATGGCGTTGTCGTCGATGATCAGGATGTGGCGCTTCGGCCCGGAACCGGTTTCCCTGCCTTCGCCCTCCCGTTCCGGCCGCCCATGCAATACCGCCGCGATACGGGACTTCACAAATGGAATGTTGAACGGCTTCGTCAGATAGTCATCCACGCCAAGCTCAAGACATCGAATTACGCTTTCGATCTCGTGGACCGCAGTGAGCATGATTACCGGAATCGCCCGCGTGCGCGGATCTTCCTTCAGGGACTGCAATACCTGGTAGCCGTCCATTCCAGGCATCAGAATATCCAGAAGGATCAGGTCCACATGATGATCGGCCAGGATGTCGAGCCCGTCACGTCCGTCGCGCTCGACCAGTACCTCGTACCCTTCCCTGGACAGTCTTCGGGAAAGGATGTCGCTGTTCATTACGTTGTCATCAATGATCAGCA is a window encoding:
- a CDS encoding response regulator, which codes for MARQPESGKGTLLIIDDNVMNSDILSRRLSREGYEVLVERDGRDGLDILADHHVDLILLDILMPGMDGYQVLQSLKEDPRTRAIPVIMLTAVHEIESVIRCLELGVDDYLTKPFNIPFVKSRIAAVLHGRPEREGEGRETGSGPKRHILIIDDNAMNQDMLSRRLERDDYEVLTASSGREGLDTIAKQDVDLVLLDILMPEMDGYQVLRTMKEDESTRRLPVIMLTAVSDVESVKRCIDLGADDYLIKPFNSVLLKSRVASVIADRERE